The Pelmatolapia mariae isolate MD_Pm_ZW linkage group LG9, Pm_UMD_F_2, whole genome shotgun sequence genome has a segment encoding these proteins:
- the otulina gene encoding OTU deubiquitinase with linear linkage specificity a has product MSWVKALPSSGEDVFDESADELSLQSKEWTSNMKKRLKDGYVDGVDAGEEASLQVGFNLGFKEGAAQTVAVGRLRGIVSAIWCWCQIQHPEKPVPSSVTDLLHRVTQHEDKIANGIRNALENPPPSVSDVSESMEDLEVERADRGCCEQRCEESDCCRKGETMDLDFPHRPERICSGSTEELLLLMQSCVDVVSELGMPQELIGHIEELRKL; this is encoded by the exons ATGTCCTGGGTTAAAGCTCTGCCTTCGAGCGGAGAAGATGTCTTCGACGAGAGTGCGGACGAGCTTAGTTTACAGAGTAAGGAGTGGACCTCCAACATGAAGAAGCGACTGAAG GACGGGTATGTGGACGGAGTTGATGCCGGTGAGGAGGCCTCGCTTCAGGTGGGATTCAACCTGGGCTTCAAGGAGGGAGCAGCTCAGACTGTGGCTGTGGGACGACTCAGAGGAATCGTCAG CGCTATATGGTGCTGGTGCCAGATCCAGCATCCGGAAAAGCCCGTCCCATCCTCTGTGACTGACCTTCTGCACAGGGTCACACAGCATGAAGACAAAATAGCGAACGGTATCAGGAACGCTCTGGAGAATCCTCCGCCCAGTGTGAGCGACGTCTCCGAGAGCATGGAGGACCTGGAGGTGGAACGGGCAGACCGGGGCTGCTGCGAGCAGCGCTGTGAAGAGTCGGACTGCTGTAGGAAGGGAGAGACAATGGACTTGGACTTTCCTCACAGGCCAGAAAGGATCTGCTCGGGGTCCACTGAGGAGCTGCTCCTCCTCATGCAGTCCTGCGTTGACGTGGTGTCAGAACTGGGAATGCCACAAGAGCTCATCGGCCACATAGAGGAACTGAGGAAGCTGTAG